In Homo sapiens chromosome 11, GRCh38.p14 Primary Assembly, one DNA window encodes the following:
- the PHRF1 gene encoding PHD and RING finger domain-containing protein 1 isoform X5 codes for MDDDSLDELVARSPGPDGHPQVGPADPAGDFEESSVGSSGDSGDDSDSEHGDGTDGEDEGASEEEDLEDRSGSEDSEDDGETLLEVAGTQGKLEAAGSFNSDDDAESCPICLNAFRDQAVGTPENCAHYFCLDCIVEWSKNANSCPVDRTLFKCICIRAQFGGKILRKIPVENTKASEEEEDPTFCEVCGRSDREDRLLLCDGCDAGYHMECLDPPLQEVPVDEWFCPECAAPGVVLAADAGPVSEEEVSLLLADVVPTTSRLRPRAGRTRAIARTRQSERVRATVNRNRISTARRVQHTPGRLGSSLLDEAIEAVATGLSTAVYQRPLTPRTPARRKRKTRRRKKVPGRKKTPSGPSAKSKSSATRSKKRQHRVKKRRGKKSEATTRSRIARTLGLRRPVHSSCIPSVLKPVEPSLGLLRADIGAASLSLFGDPYELDPFDSEELSANPLSPLSAKRRALSRSALQSHQPVARPVSVGLSRRRLPAAVPEPDLEEEPVPDLLGSILSGQSLLMLGSSDVIIHRDGSLSAKRAAPVSFQRNSGSLSRGEEGFKGCLQPRALPSGSPAQGPSGNRPQSTGLSCQGRSRTPARTAGAPVRLDLPAAPGAVQARNLSNGSVPGFRQSHSPWFNGTNKHTLPLASAASKISSRDSKPPCRSVVPGPPLKPAPRRTDISELPRIPKIRRDDGGGRRDAAPAHGQSIEIPSACISRLTGREGTGQPGRGTRAESEASSRVPREPGVHTGSSRPPAPSSHGSLAPLGPSRGKGVGSTFESFRINIPGNMAHSSQLSSPGFCNTFRPVDDKEQRKENPSPLFSIKKTKQLRSEVYDPSDPTGSDSSAPGSSPERSGPGLLPSEITRTISINSPKAQTVQAVRCVTSYTVESIFGTEPEPPLGPSSAMSKLRGAVAAEGASDTEREEPTESQGLAARLRRPSPPEPWDEEDGASCSTFFGSEERTVTCVTVVEPEAPPSPDVLQAATHRVVELRPPSRSRSTSSSRSRKKAKRKRVSREHGRTRSGTRSESRDRSSRSASPSVGEERPRRQRSKAKSRRSSSDRSSSRERAKRKKAKDKSREHRRGPWGHSRRTSRSRSGSPGSSSYEHYESRKKKKRRSASRPRGRECSPTSSLERLCRHKHQRERSHERPDRKESVAWPRDRRKRRSRSPSSEHRAREHRRPRSREKWPQTRSHSPERKGAVREASPAPLAQGEPGREDLPTRLPALGEAHVSPEVATADKAPLQAPPVLEVAAECEPDDLDLDYGDSVEAGHVFDDFSSDAVFIQLDDMSSPPSPESTDSSPERDFPLKPALPPASLAVAAIQREVSLMHDEDPSQPPPLPEGTQEPHLLRPDAAEKAEAPSSPDVAPAGKEDSPSASGRVQEAARPEEVVSQTPLLRSRALVKRVTWNLQESESSAPAEDRAPRAPLHRPQKPREGAWDMEDVAPTGVRQVFSELPFPSHVLPEPGFPDTDPSQVYSPGLPPAPAQPSSIPPCALVSQPTVQFILQGSLPLVGCGAAQTLAPVPAALTPASEPASQATAASNSEEKTPAPRLAAEKTKKEEYMKKLHMQERAVEEVKLAIKPFYQKREVTKEEYKDILRKAVQKICHSKSGEINPVKVANLVKAYVDKYRHMRRHKKPEAGEEPPTQGAEG; via the exons ATGGATGACGACAGCCTGGATGAGCTTGTGGCCCGGAGCCCAGGGCCGGATGGACACCCACAGGTCGGCCCTGCGGACCCGGCAGGTGACTTTG AAGAAAGCAGCGTGGGCAGCAGTGGGGACTCTGGGGACGACAGTGACAGCGAGCATGGAGATGGCACAGACGGAGAAGACGAGGGGGCGTCTGAGGAGGAAGACCTGGAAGACAGATCTG GTTCCGAGGATTCTGAAGACGACGGGGAGACATTGCTGGAGGTAGCGGGTACTCAGGGGAAACTGGAAGCCGCTGGCTCTTTCAATTCTGATGATGATGCAGAGAGCTGCCCAATCTGTCTCAACGCATTCAGAGACCAGGCCGTGGGGACGCCGGAGAACTGTGCCCATTACTTCTGCCTGGACTGCATTGTCGAATGGTCCAAG aatGCCAATTCCTGTCCAGTTGATCGAACTCTATTTAAGTGCATTTGTATTCGAGCTCAATTTGGTGGTAAAATCTTAAGAAAG ATCCCAGTGGAGAACACCAAAGCgagcgaggaggaggaggacccgACCTTCTGTGAGGTGTGCGGCAGGAGCGACCGTGAGGACAGGCTTTTGCTCTGCGACGGCTGCGATGCGGG GTACCACATGGAATGCTTGGACCCCCCTCTCCAGGAGGTGCCGGTGGACGAGTGGTTCTGCCCGGAATGTGCTGCGCCTGGTGTTGTCCTTGCCGCTG ATGCGGGTCCCGTGAGTGAGGAGGAGGTCTCCCTGCTCTTGGCTGATGTGGTGCCCACCACCAGCAGGCTTCGGCCTCGAGCAGGTAGGACCCGGGCGATAGCCAGGACACGgcagagtgagagagtgagagcaaCCGTGAACCGGAACCGGATCTCCACGGCCAGGAGGGTCCAG CACACACCAGGGCGCCTCGGGTCTTCCCTGCTGGATGAAGCCATCGAGGCTGTGGCGACTGGCCTGAGCACTGCCGTGTATCAGCGCCCCCTGACGCCGCGCACTCCCGCCCGACGGAAGAGGAAGACAA GAAGACGGAAGAAAGTGCCGGGAAGAAAGAAAACCCCGTCCGGACCATCCGCAAAAAGTAAGAGCTCAGCGACAAGATCTAAGAAACGCCAACATCGAgtgaagaagagaagagggaagaag AGTGAAGCCACCACTCGCTCTCGAATCGCGCGGACGCTGGGCCTGCGCAGGCCTGTTCACAGCAGCTGCATCCCGTCAGTGTTGAAGCCAGTGGAGCCCTCTTTGGGGCTGCTGAGAGCGGATATTGGagctgcctctctgtctctgtttggAGATCCTTATGAGCTGGATCCCTTCGACAG TGAAGAGCTTTCTGCAAACCCTCTTTCCCCTCTGAGTGCCAAGAGACGGGCTCTGTCCCGGTCAGCCCTGCAGTCCCACCAGCCCGTGGCCAGGCCCGTCTCCGTGGGGCTTTCCAG GAGGCGCCTCCCTGCCGCGGTGCCAGAGCCAGACTTGGAGGAGGAGCCAGTGCCTGACCTGCTGGGCAGCATCCTGTCGGGCCAGAGCCTCCTGATGCTGGGCAGCAGTGATGTCATCATCCACCGCGACGGCTCCCTCAGCGCCAAGAGGGCGG ctccaGTTTCTTTTCAGCGAAACTCAGGCAGTCTGTCCAGAGGGGAAGAAGGATTCAAGGGCTGCCTGCAGCCCCGAGCACTGCCCTCCGGGAGCCCGGCCCAAGGCCCGTCAGGAAACAGGCCACAGAGCACAGGGCTCAGCTGTCAAGGCAGGTCCCGCACCCCCGCCCGCACCGCGGGGGCGCCTGTGAGGCTGGACTTGCCAGCAGCCCCTGGGGCGGTTCAGGCTCGGAACTTGTCAAATGGGAGTGTGCCTGGCTTCAGACAGAGCCACAGCCCCTGGTTCAACGGCACCAACAAGCACACCTTGCCCCTTGCCTCTGCCGCGTCTAAGATCTCAAGCAGAGATTCTAAGCCCCCATGTCGCAGTGTGGTGCCGGGGCCTCCCCTGAAGCCAGCGCCCAGAAGAACAGACATCTCTGAGCTACCCAGGATACCAAAGATCAGGAGAGATGACGGTGGTGGCAGACGGGATGCGGCCCCGGCCCACGGGCAGAGCATTGAGATCCCCAGTGCCTGCATCAGCCGACTGACTGGCAGGGAGGGCACCGGGCAGCCAGGGCGAGGCACACGGGCAGAGAGCGAGGCCAGCAGCAGGGTGCCCCGGGAGCCCGGGGTGCACACGGGCAGCTCccggcccccagcccccagctcccaTGGCAGTTTGGCCCCACTGGGACCATCAAGAGGGAAAGGGGTCGGGTCGACCTTTGAGAGCTTCCGGATCAATATTCCTGGAAACATGGCACATTCCAGCCAGCTCTCCAGCCCTGGCTTCTGTAACACGTTCCGGCCTGTGGACGATAAGGAGCAGAGGAAGGAGAACCCCTCACCCCTCTTCTCCATCAAGAAGACGAAGCAGCTGCGGAGCGAGGTCTACGACCCATCCGACCCCACCGGCTCCGACTCCAGCGCCCCTGGCAGCAGCCCCGAGAGGTCTGGCCCCGGCCTCCTGCCCTCTGAGATCACACGAACCATCTCCATCAACAGCCCGAAGGCCCAGACGGTGCAGGCTGTGCGCTGCGTCACCTCCTACACGGTGGAGAGCATCTTTGGTACAGAGCCCGAACCCCCTCTCGGACCGTCCTCCGCCATGTCCAAGCTCCGGGGTGCAGTGGCTGCCGAGGGGGCCTCTGACACGGAGCGAGAGGAGCCCACAGAGAGCCAGGGCCTGGCTGCCCGGCTGCGGAGGCCATCCCCCCCAGAGCCCTGGGATGAGGAGGATGGGGCGTCTTGCAGCACCTTCTTTGGCTCTGAGGAGCGGACGGTGACCTGTGTGACTGTCGTGGAGCCGGAAGCCCCACCCAGCCCGGACGTGCTGCAGGCTGCCACCCACAGAGTCGTGGAGCTCAGGCCCCCTTCCCGGTCCCGCTCCACATCCAGCTCCCGCAGCAGGAAGAAGGCCAAGAGGAAGAGGGTGTCCAGGGAGCACGGACGGACGCGCTCTGGGACGCGCTCTGAATCCAGGGACAGGAGCTCGAGGTCAGCGTCACCATCAGTGGGTGAGGAGCGCCCCAGGAGGCAGCGGTCCAAGGCCAAGAGCCGGCGGTCCTCCAGTGACCGCTCCAGCAGCCGAGAGCGAGCTAAGAGGAAGAAAGCCAAGGACAAGAGCAGGGAGCACAGGCGGGGCCCCTGGGGCCACAGCCGGAGGACGTCCCGGTCGCGGTCGGGGAGCCCTGGCAGCTCTTCCTATGAGCACTATGAGagtaggaagaagaagaaaaggagatcaGCGTCCAGACCTCGGGGAAGGGAGTGCTCCCCCACCAGCAGCCTGGAGAGGCTCTGCAGGCACAAGCATCAGCGGGAACGCAGCCACGAGCGGCCAGACAGGAAGGAGAGTGTGGCGTGGCCCCGAGACCGGAGGAAGCGGAGGTCCCGGTCCCCAAGCTCGGAGCACAGGGCACGGGAGCACAGGCGGCCTCGGTCCCGTGAGAAGTGGCCGCAGACCCGGTCCCATTCCCCAGAGAGGAAGGGGGCTGTGAGGGAGGCTTCCCCAGCGCCCCTTGCACAGGGGGAGCCAGGGCGGGAAGACCTCCCCACCAGGTTGCCAGCCTTGGGGGAAGCACATGTCTCGCCGGAGGTGGCTACGGCCGACAAGGCCCCCCTGCAGGCTCCCCCTGTCCTGGAGGTGGCAGCTGAGTGTGAGCCGGACGACCTGGACCTGGATTATGGCGACTCCGTGGAGGCCGGACACGTCTTTGATGATTTCTCAAGCGACGCCGTTTTCATCCAGCTCGATGACATGAGCTCGCCACCTTCTCCCGAAAGCACAGACTCTTCCCCGGAGCGAGACTTCCCACTGAAGCCTGCGTTGCCCCCAGCCAGCCTGGCCGTGGCCGCCATCCAGAGGGAGGTGTCATTGATGCACGATGAAGACCCTTcgcagcccccacccctgccagagGGCACCCAGGAGCCACATTTGCTCAGGCCGGACGCggctgagaaggctgaggcacccAGTTCCCCGGATGTGGCGCCTGCGGGGAAGGAAGACAGCCCCTCTGCGAGTGGGAGGGTACAGGAGGCAGCCCGGCCTGAGGAGGTGGTTTCGCAGACCCCCCTGCTGCGGTCCAGAGCCCTGGTGAAGCGGGTCACCTGGAACCTGCAGGAGTCGGAGAGCAGCGCCCCCGCCGAGGACAGAGCCCCCC GGGCACCACTTCACAGGCCACAGAAGCCCCGAGAAGGAGCCTGGGACATGGAGGATGTGGCCCCCACAGGGGTCAGGCAGGTGTTCTCCGAGCTGCCCTTTCCCAGTCACGTGCTTCCGGAACCCGGGTTCCCAGACACAGACCCCTCTCAG GTTTACAGCCCCGGCCTGCCGCCTGCCCCGGCCCAGCCCTCAAGCATCCCACCCTGCGCACTGGTCAGCCAGCCCACGGTCCAGTTCATCCTTCAGGGGAGCCTGCCGCTAGTGGGCTGTGGGGCAGCACAGACCCTGGCCCCAGTGCCCGCTGCCCTGACCCCAGCCTCAGAGCCAGCCAGTcaagccactgcagccagcaacTCGGAGGAGAAGACCCCGGCCCCCAGGCTAGCTGCGGAGAAAACCAAGAAGGAGGAG TACATGAAGAAGCTGCACATGCAGGAGCGTGCTGTGGAGGAGGTGAAGCTGGCCATCAAGCCCTTCTACCAGAAGAGGGAGGTGACCAAGGAGGAGTACAAGGACATCCTGCGCAAGGCCGTGCAGAAG ATCTGCCACAGCAAGAGTGGAGAGATCAACCCCGTGAAGGTGGCCAACCTGGTGAAGGCGTACGTGGACAAGTACAGGCACATGCGCAGGCACAAGAAACCAGAGGCCGGGGAGGAGCCGCCCACGCAGGGGGCCGAGGGCTGA
- the PHRF1 gene encoding PHD and RING finger domain-containing protein 1 isoform X1, which yields MDDDSLDELVARSPGPDGHPQVGPADPAGDFESSVGSSGDSGDDSDSEHGDGTDGEDEGASEEEDLEDRSGSEDSEDDGETLLEVAGTQGKLEAAGSFNSDDDAESCPICLNAFRDQAVGTPENCAHYFCLDCIVEWSKNANSCPVDRTLFKCICIRAQFGGKILRKIPVENTKASEEEEDPTFCEVCGRSDREDRLLLCDGCDAGYHMECLDPPLQEVPVDEWFCPECAAPGVVLAADAGPVSEEEVSLLLADVVPTTSRLRPRAGRTRAIARTRQSERVRATVNRNRISTARRVQHTPGRLGSSLLDEAIEAVATGLSTAVYQRPLTPRTPARRKRKTRRRKKVPGRKKTPSGPSAKSKSSATRSKKRQHRVKKRRGKKVKSEATTRSRIARTLGLRRPVHSSCIPSVLKPVEPSLGLLRADIGAASLSLFGDPYELDPFDSSEELSANPLSPLSAKRRALSRSALQSHQPVARPVSVGLSRRRLPAAVPEPDLEEEPVPDLLGSILSGQSLLMLGSSDVIIHRDGSLSAKRAAPVSFQRNSGSLSRGEEGFKGCLQPRALPSGSPAQGPSGNRPQSTGLSCQGRSRTPARTAGAPVRLDLPAAPGAVQARNLSNGSVPGFRQSHSPWFNGTNKHTLPLASAASKISSRDSKPPCRSVVPGPPLKPAPRRTDISELPRIPKIRRDDGGGRRDAAPAHGQSIEIPSACISRLTGREGTGQPGRGTRAESEASSRVPREPGVHTGSSRPPAPSSHGSLAPLGPSRGKGVGSTFESFRINIPGNMAHSSQLSSPGFCNTFRPVDDKEQRKENPSPLFSIKKTKQLRSEVYDPSDPTGSDSSAPGSSPERSGPGLLPSEITRTISINSPKAQTVQAVRCVTSYTVESIFGTEPEPPLGPSSAMSKLRGAVAAEGASDTEREEPTESQGLAARLRRPSPPEPWDEEDGASCSTFFGSEERTVTCVTVVEPEAPPSPDVLQAATHRVVELRPPSRSRSTSSSRSRKKAKRKRVSREHGRTRSGTRSESRDRSSRSASPSVGEERPRRQRSKAKSRRSSSDRSSSRERAKRKKAKDKSREHRRGPWGHSRRTSRSRSGSPGSSSYEHYESRKKKKRRSASRPRGRECSPTSSLERLCRHKHQRERSHERPDRKESVAWPRDRRKRRSRSPSSEHRAREHRRPRSREKWPQTRSHSPERKGAVREASPAPLAQGEPGREDLPTRLPALGEAHVSPEVATADKAPLQAPPVLEVAAECEPDDLDLDYGDSVEAGHVFDDFSSDAVFIQLDDMSSPPSPESTDSSPERDFPLKPALPPASLAVAAIQREVSLMHDEDPSQPPPLPEGTQEPHLLRPDAAEKAEAPSSPDVAPAGKEDSPSASGRVQEAARPEEVVSQTPLLRSRALVKRVTWNLQESESSAPAEDRAPRAPLHRPQKPREGAWDMEDVAPTGVRQVFSELPFPSHVLPEPGFPDTDPSQVYSPGLPPAPAQPSSIPPCALVSQPTVQFILQGSLPLVGCGAAQTLAPVPAALTPASEPASQATAASNSEEKTPAPRLAAEKTKKEEYMKKLHMQERAVEEVKLAIKPFYQKREVTKEEYKDILRKAVQKICHSKSGEINPVKVANLVKAYVDKYRHMRRHKKPEAGEEPPTQGAEG from the exons ATGGATGACGACAGCCTGGATGAGCTTGTGGCCCGGAGCCCAGGGCCGGATGGACACCCACAGGTCGGCCCTGCGGACCCGGCAGGTGACTTTG AAAGCAGCGTGGGCAGCAGTGGGGACTCTGGGGACGACAGTGACAGCGAGCATGGAGATGGCACAGACGGAGAAGACGAGGGGGCGTCTGAGGAGGAAGACCTGGAAGACAGATCTG GTTCCGAGGATTCTGAAGACGACGGGGAGACATTGCTGGAGGTAGCGGGTACTCAGGGGAAACTGGAAGCCGCTGGCTCTTTCAATTCTGATGATGATGCAGAGAGCTGCCCAATCTGTCTCAACGCATTCAGAGACCAGGCCGTGGGGACGCCGGAGAACTGTGCCCATTACTTCTGCCTGGACTGCATTGTCGAATGGTCCAAG aatGCCAATTCCTGTCCAGTTGATCGAACTCTATTTAAGTGCATTTGTATTCGAGCTCAATTTGGTGGTAAAATCTTAAGAAAG ATCCCAGTGGAGAACACCAAAGCgagcgaggaggaggaggacccgACCTTCTGTGAGGTGTGCGGCAGGAGCGACCGTGAGGACAGGCTTTTGCTCTGCGACGGCTGCGATGCGGG GTACCACATGGAATGCTTGGACCCCCCTCTCCAGGAGGTGCCGGTGGACGAGTGGTTCTGCCCGGAATGTGCTGCGCCTGGTGTTGTCCTTGCCGCTG ATGCGGGTCCCGTGAGTGAGGAGGAGGTCTCCCTGCTCTTGGCTGATGTGGTGCCCACCACCAGCAGGCTTCGGCCTCGAGCAGGTAGGACCCGGGCGATAGCCAGGACACGgcagagtgagagagtgagagcaaCCGTGAACCGGAACCGGATCTCCACGGCCAGGAGGGTCCAG CACACACCAGGGCGCCTCGGGTCTTCCCTGCTGGATGAAGCCATCGAGGCTGTGGCGACTGGCCTGAGCACTGCCGTGTATCAGCGCCCCCTGACGCCGCGCACTCCCGCCCGACGGAAGAGGAAGACAA GAAGACGGAAGAAAGTGCCGGGAAGAAAGAAAACCCCGTCCGGACCATCCGCAAAAAGTAAGAGCTCAGCGACAAGATCTAAGAAACGCCAACATCGAgtgaagaagagaagagggaagaaggtAAAG AGTGAAGCCACCACTCGCTCTCGAATCGCGCGGACGCTGGGCCTGCGCAGGCCTGTTCACAGCAGCTGCATCCCGTCAGTGTTGAAGCCAGTGGAGCCCTCTTTGGGGCTGCTGAGAGCGGATATTGGagctgcctctctgtctctgtttggAGATCCTTATGAGCTGGATCCCTTCGACAG CAGTGAAGAGCTTTCTGCAAACCCTCTTTCCCCTCTGAGTGCCAAGAGACGGGCTCTGTCCCGGTCAGCCCTGCAGTCCCACCAGCCCGTGGCCAGGCCCGTCTCCGTGGGGCTTTCCAG GAGGCGCCTCCCTGCCGCGGTGCCAGAGCCAGACTTGGAGGAGGAGCCAGTGCCTGACCTGCTGGGCAGCATCCTGTCGGGCCAGAGCCTCCTGATGCTGGGCAGCAGTGATGTCATCATCCACCGCGACGGCTCCCTCAGCGCCAAGAGGGCGG ctccaGTTTCTTTTCAGCGAAACTCAGGCAGTCTGTCCAGAGGGGAAGAAGGATTCAAGGGCTGCCTGCAGCCCCGAGCACTGCCCTCCGGGAGCCCGGCCCAAGGCCCGTCAGGAAACAGGCCACAGAGCACAGGGCTCAGCTGTCAAGGCAGGTCCCGCACCCCCGCCCGCACCGCGGGGGCGCCTGTGAGGCTGGACTTGCCAGCAGCCCCTGGGGCGGTTCAGGCTCGGAACTTGTCAAATGGGAGTGTGCCTGGCTTCAGACAGAGCCACAGCCCCTGGTTCAACGGCACCAACAAGCACACCTTGCCCCTTGCCTCTGCCGCGTCTAAGATCTCAAGCAGAGATTCTAAGCCCCCATGTCGCAGTGTGGTGCCGGGGCCTCCCCTGAAGCCAGCGCCCAGAAGAACAGACATCTCTGAGCTACCCAGGATACCAAAGATCAGGAGAGATGACGGTGGTGGCAGACGGGATGCGGCCCCGGCCCACGGGCAGAGCATTGAGATCCCCAGTGCCTGCATCAGCCGACTGACTGGCAGGGAGGGCACCGGGCAGCCAGGGCGAGGCACACGGGCAGAGAGCGAGGCCAGCAGCAGGGTGCCCCGGGAGCCCGGGGTGCACACGGGCAGCTCccggcccccagcccccagctcccaTGGCAGTTTGGCCCCACTGGGACCATCAAGAGGGAAAGGGGTCGGGTCGACCTTTGAGAGCTTCCGGATCAATATTCCTGGAAACATGGCACATTCCAGCCAGCTCTCCAGCCCTGGCTTCTGTAACACGTTCCGGCCTGTGGACGATAAGGAGCAGAGGAAGGAGAACCCCTCACCCCTCTTCTCCATCAAGAAGACGAAGCAGCTGCGGAGCGAGGTCTACGACCCATCCGACCCCACCGGCTCCGACTCCAGCGCCCCTGGCAGCAGCCCCGAGAGGTCTGGCCCCGGCCTCCTGCCCTCTGAGATCACACGAACCATCTCCATCAACAGCCCGAAGGCCCAGACGGTGCAGGCTGTGCGCTGCGTCACCTCCTACACGGTGGAGAGCATCTTTGGTACAGAGCCCGAACCCCCTCTCGGACCGTCCTCCGCCATGTCCAAGCTCCGGGGTGCAGTGGCTGCCGAGGGGGCCTCTGACACGGAGCGAGAGGAGCCCACAGAGAGCCAGGGCCTGGCTGCCCGGCTGCGGAGGCCATCCCCCCCAGAGCCCTGGGATGAGGAGGATGGGGCGTCTTGCAGCACCTTCTTTGGCTCTGAGGAGCGGACGGTGACCTGTGTGACTGTCGTGGAGCCGGAAGCCCCACCCAGCCCGGACGTGCTGCAGGCTGCCACCCACAGAGTCGTGGAGCTCAGGCCCCCTTCCCGGTCCCGCTCCACATCCAGCTCCCGCAGCAGGAAGAAGGCCAAGAGGAAGAGGGTGTCCAGGGAGCACGGACGGACGCGCTCTGGGACGCGCTCTGAATCCAGGGACAGGAGCTCGAGGTCAGCGTCACCATCAGTGGGTGAGGAGCGCCCCAGGAGGCAGCGGTCCAAGGCCAAGAGCCGGCGGTCCTCCAGTGACCGCTCCAGCAGCCGAGAGCGAGCTAAGAGGAAGAAAGCCAAGGACAAGAGCAGGGAGCACAGGCGGGGCCCCTGGGGCCACAGCCGGAGGACGTCCCGGTCGCGGTCGGGGAGCCCTGGCAGCTCTTCCTATGAGCACTATGAGagtaggaagaagaagaaaaggagatcaGCGTCCAGACCTCGGGGAAGGGAGTGCTCCCCCACCAGCAGCCTGGAGAGGCTCTGCAGGCACAAGCATCAGCGGGAACGCAGCCACGAGCGGCCAGACAGGAAGGAGAGTGTGGCGTGGCCCCGAGACCGGAGGAAGCGGAGGTCCCGGTCCCCAAGCTCGGAGCACAGGGCACGGGAGCACAGGCGGCCTCGGTCCCGTGAGAAGTGGCCGCAGACCCGGTCCCATTCCCCAGAGAGGAAGGGGGCTGTGAGGGAGGCTTCCCCAGCGCCCCTTGCACAGGGGGAGCCAGGGCGGGAAGACCTCCCCACCAGGTTGCCAGCCTTGGGGGAAGCACATGTCTCGCCGGAGGTGGCTACGGCCGACAAGGCCCCCCTGCAGGCTCCCCCTGTCCTGGAGGTGGCAGCTGAGTGTGAGCCGGACGACCTGGACCTGGATTATGGCGACTCCGTGGAGGCCGGACACGTCTTTGATGATTTCTCAAGCGACGCCGTTTTCATCCAGCTCGATGACATGAGCTCGCCACCTTCTCCCGAAAGCACAGACTCTTCCCCGGAGCGAGACTTCCCACTGAAGCCTGCGTTGCCCCCAGCCAGCCTGGCCGTGGCCGCCATCCAGAGGGAGGTGTCATTGATGCACGATGAAGACCCTTcgcagcccccacccctgccagagGGCACCCAGGAGCCACATTTGCTCAGGCCGGACGCggctgagaaggctgaggcacccAGTTCCCCGGATGTGGCGCCTGCGGGGAAGGAAGACAGCCCCTCTGCGAGTGGGAGGGTACAGGAGGCAGCCCGGCCTGAGGAGGTGGTTTCGCAGACCCCCCTGCTGCGGTCCAGAGCCCTGGTGAAGCGGGTCACCTGGAACCTGCAGGAGTCGGAGAGCAGCGCCCCCGCCGAGGACAGAGCCCCCC GGGCACCACTTCACAGGCCACAGAAGCCCCGAGAAGGAGCCTGGGACATGGAGGATGTGGCCCCCACAGGGGTCAGGCAGGTGTTCTCCGAGCTGCCCTTTCCCAGTCACGTGCTTCCGGAACCCGGGTTCCCAGACACAGACCCCTCTCAG GTTTACAGCCCCGGCCTGCCGCCTGCCCCGGCCCAGCCCTCAAGCATCCCACCCTGCGCACTGGTCAGCCAGCCCACGGTCCAGTTCATCCTTCAGGGGAGCCTGCCGCTAGTGGGCTGTGGGGCAGCACAGACCCTGGCCCCAGTGCCCGCTGCCCTGACCCCAGCCTCAGAGCCAGCCAGTcaagccactgcagccagcaacTCGGAGGAGAAGACCCCGGCCCCCAGGCTAGCTGCGGAGAAAACCAAGAAGGAGGAG TACATGAAGAAGCTGCACATGCAGGAGCGTGCTGTGGAGGAGGTGAAGCTGGCCATCAAGCCCTTCTACCAGAAGAGGGAGGTGACCAAGGAGGAGTACAAGGACATCCTGCGCAAGGCCGTGCAGAAG ATCTGCCACAGCAAGAGTGGAGAGATCAACCCCGTGAAGGTGGCCAACCTGGTGAAGGCGTACGTGGACAAGTACAGGCACATGCGCAGGCACAAGAAACCAGAGGCCGGGGAGGAGCCGCCCACGCAGGGGGCCGAGGGCTGA